The following are from one region of the Rhizobacter sp. AJA081-3 genome:
- a CDS encoding type II secretion system protein, whose product MSGRSRARSRGFSLVELLVVVAIMSVLASIGMPLAELSNRRGKEEELRRSLREIRTAIDSYKRMVDSGRIARDVGASGYPPNLDVLVDGAVDAQSPRQTKIFFLRKLPRDPFAPESITQAAESWGLRSYESPPTDPRPGKDVFDVYSKAEGSGLDGLPYRKW is encoded by the coding sequence GTGAGTGGACGCAGCAGAGCGCGAAGCAGAGGCTTCTCGCTGGTCGAGTTGCTGGTCGTCGTCGCGATCATGTCGGTGCTGGCCAGCATCGGCATGCCTCTGGCCGAGTTGTCGAATCGGCGCGGCAAGGAGGAAGAACTCCGGCGGTCGCTTCGGGAGATCCGCACCGCCATCGACAGCTACAAGCGCATGGTCGACAGCGGACGGATCGCAAGAGATGTAGGCGCCTCGGGTTATCCGCCGAATCTGGACGTGCTGGTGGACGGAGCTGTGGATGCTCAGTCTCCCAGGCAGACCAAGATCTTCTTCCTGCGAAAGCTGCCGCGCGATCCCTTCGCGCCGGAGTCGATCACCCAAGCAGCCGAGAGCTGGGGCCTGCGCAGCTACGAGAGCCCACCGACCGACCCCAGGCCGGGCAAGGATGTATTCGACGTCTACTCCAAGGCCGAGGGCAGCGGGCTGGATGGCCTGCCGTATCGGAAGTGGTGA
- a CDS encoding type II secretion system protein yields the protein MTSSRTRGFTLIEILVVMAILATLLSLAAPKYFDSLERAQEAALRTDLRMFREAIDKHRGDTGKLPASLDALVQARYLQAVPVDPITDRTDTWVVVPSADVSVPGVFNVRSGAPGAARDGTAYASW from the coding sequence ATGACGTCGTCTCGGACGAGAGGGTTCACGCTGATCGAGATCCTGGTGGTCATGGCCATCCTGGCCACGCTGCTCAGCCTGGCCGCACCGAAGTATTTCGACTCATTGGAGCGAGCCCAGGAGGCGGCCCTTCGCACCGACCTGCGTATGTTCAGGGAGGCCATCGACAAGCACCGCGGCGATACCGGCAAGCTGCCAGCCAGTCTCGATGCTTTGGTGCAGGCGAGGTATCTGCAGGCTGTGCCGGTCGACCCGATCACTGACCGGACAGACACTTGGGTGGTCGTGCCCAGCGCGGATGTGAGCGTCCCCGGCGTGTTCAACGTTCGCAGTGGCGCACCCGGCGCGGCTCGGGACGGAACGGCGTACGCGAGCTGGTAG